AAACCGGTCAGACAGGAAGTAGTCAACAGAACGGAAGCCAGTAGTGCCGGGGTAACCCATCCAGCTCACCTGCACTGGTGCTGGCTTGTACGCAAACGCCTGCAACCTGTGCATGCTGGTGTGGCTGGAAAGATCGATGAGTATATCGACGCCATCCTTCGTGATCTGGGTGACCAGGTCAGCGTCAGACAGCCCAGCCACCTTGCGCCATTGTTTAAAGCGGGAACGGATGCGGTAAGTGATCTCGTCTTCTACGCTATTGTTATAGTAAATATAGACAGCGACATCATTCGCAGCGGCCAGGTGTTCAAGCACAGGCTCGATGAAAGATGCCACTGCATGATTGCATAAATCTGCCGAGACAAAGCCTACCCTCAATTGCTTTTGCGGATCACGCTGGTTTTGATGTCTGGGCCAGGCATCGCGCAAGCCAGCCTCATAGATATCGCCTATGCGGCAATGTTCAGCAAACAGGGCTTGCGGATCGGTCGCCTGATTTTCAACCATGTTGAATAATTTCCAGCTGGCCAGCTCCAGGCGCTGGTCGATCAGGCCGGGATCAACCTCCAGAGCCTGTTTAAGTGCCTGTTCTGCATCCGCAATCTTGCCCTGGGATTTGAGGATGGACGCCAGTATGCAATAAAAATCACCTGCCTGCGGTGCATGCTCAATAGCGCTGCGGCAGCTCGCCCCGGCCTCTTCAAGCTTGTGCTGCCCCATCAGCAACAGGGCGAGATTGATATGTGCATACGCATGTTGCGGGTTGATCTCAAGCACGGCCCTGAAACTGCGCTCGGCACTGGCCGTCAGCCCCTGCCCTATCTGTATGCCGCCGAGATTAAAATGCGCCTCGACAAAATCAGGCTTGATCCTGATCGCTGCCTGGTAGCAGCTTACCGCTTCGGCCATGTGCCTTAGCTGCGTCTGCTTTTCTGCTAGCTGGAAATGCCAGTTGGCATCCTCAGTCACGCTGGCGATCAGGCGCTGGTAATGGCTGTCGGCCTGTACCAGGCGGTCTTGCGAACCCAAAGTATCGAGCAGGATGGCGCGTGCTTCTGTATGGGCAGGCTGTACTTCCAGCAAGCGCCACAACCAGGTTTCAGCTTCTGCCCCTTTGGCCTGGGCCAGCAGCGCGTTACTCAACATCCACAATAATTGGGGAGATACCGGAGCGGCATTGCTGGCTTGTTTCAGCAATGCCTCAGCCTCGGCATAGCGCGCCTGCGTCAGCAGTATTCCACTCAAGTTAACATAGGCATTGACAGAACCGGGATTGATTTCCAGCACGCGCCGGAAACATGGCTCAGCCTCAGCCAGCCTGTTTTGCCCCTGCAACAAAGTCCCCAGGTTGAAATGCGCAAAAGAAAAAGCCGGGTTGATTGCTATGGCCTGGCGATAACTGGCCTCTGCCTCGGGCAAGCGGTTTTGCATCGTCAGGTTGGCGGCCAGGTTGAAATGCGCCACGGTGTTGCCAGCTTCACGGGTAATCAATTGCCTGTAAATGGCTTCAGCCTCTGCACTGCGGCCTTGCCCATCAAGGGTCAGGCCAAGATTAATCGCCGCATCACCAAAGCCGGGTGCAATTTCCAGGGCACGGCGATAAGCCACTTCAGCCACCTCCAGTTGCCCACGCTCATAGGCAATATCGCCCAGCTTGTTGTGCACCTGCGCATCTTGCGGGTCAAGCACAAGCGCCTGCTGGCAGTAATCTTTTGCCTCGTCGAGTTTGCCAGCAGCAAACAAATGATTAGCCTGCTCCAGCAAGCTACCCACTGCTGACAGTTGCCCTGCGACAGGCGTCGGCTTCGCCGGGCTCTCAATTGGCCCGCCAACCGCCTGTTCAGGCGGAGTCACTGGCTTTGCCACAGGCTGAACTTCAGCCTCATTGCCTGCACCCATGCGCTTTTTAAACCAGGAAAACATCCAGATATCCTTTGCTCAGTACCGTTTGCCACTATATCCCAGGCGATGAGACCGCCTCAGTGGCCAAACACAAATATTAACGCAGGATAACATTGACAAGCCTGATTCTAAAGCTTGAATCTAAAGTCTGAACCTAAAGCCAGATTCTGAGGCCCGCTGCGTGAAACAGCCTGAGTTACTCCAGTCACATCCCCAGTACATCGAAGTATTTCTCACCCGACAGCCAAATCATTGCATAATTGCTACCGCGCAATTGCTTGCGAGTGCCAGCAAACCCGGCGAAAAAAGTGAACCACAAGTTCACGCACAATATGGAGACACCATGAACAAGAAAATAGCCAGTGCATACACACTGAGCCTGTTGGCAACAGTTTTGGCAGCGACACTGGGAGGATGTGGTGGCGGTTCAGGTGGCAGCGGCAATGCCAGCACCGCGCCCGACACTGGCAATCAAACCCAGGTCAGCACCAGCCTGGTACCCATCATCTTGCCAGGGCCGGTTCCGGCAGATTCACCGCCACCACCCACGGGTGGCAGTTACGCGATGTCACTGGCGATTCCGCCACGTCACCAGTGGAATGCCAACTACGGCTATTGCGGCGAAACCGCCTTCATCAGTGCCGGTTTGTATTACGGCCAGTATGTATCGCAGTACACCGCACGCGCTGCCGCAACACCGGGTTTGAGCCAAAACGATGTCAACAGCCAGTTGCTAGTCTCGGTCAATGACCTGACAGCAGCAGCCAACATGCATCTGAATGCCGTTGAGTGGAACGGGCTGTCAAACGCCACCACGACCAGCCAGTACCTGGCCTGGATCAAGGGCTATGTGCTGGCTGGTTATCCGGTCATCATGGGTATCTATGTGAACCAGTATCAGCCTGGCGGCAACCCTGCGACTGGTTTTTCCAGCTATGACCATATCGTGCCGGTTAATGGCATCGCCTCCAGCCACCCGCTGGTACCGGGATTGAACCAGACTTATTACGCCGACGATATTTTGCAATTCAGCGATAACAGCGGCACCAATAATGCCAATTACCCCAATCAATTCACTGCCCCGCCAGTGGCCGCAGCTTATCTGTTCCAATATGGCTTCGACAAATTCCAGATGACACGCACCCAGGCCAACGCCCAGGCTGCACCACCGTATTCGCTGGCACTGCATAGCAGCAGTAACAACATCAATTCAGCCGTTGCCATTACCGGTGTCATCGATATAAATAGAGAAACGGTGCCAGTGCGGCTGGCAACCGACCTGAATTACGAAAACCCGGCAATGAGCAAAGGCGCAAACACTCCGCCCATGGCAGCGCCGCTGACCCTGACTGCCACCGTATATGGCCTCAGCGTTGGAGTGAAATACAATGTGTATCAATACGATTCGCTGGCAGCCATCCCCAATTCGTCTTTCAACGCCAATGCTGCCTCAGCCACGC
This is a stretch of genomic DNA from Undibacterium sp. KW1. It encodes these proteins:
- a CDS encoding tetratricopeptide repeat protein encodes the protein MFSWFKKRMGAGNEAEVQPVAKPVTPPEQAVGGPIESPAKPTPVAGQLSAVGSLLEQANHLFAAGKLDEAKDYCQQALVLDPQDAQVHNKLGDIAYERGQLEVAEVAYRRALEIAPGFGDAAINLGLTLDGQGRSAEAEAIYRQLITREAGNTVAHFNLAANLTMQNRLPEAEASYRQAIAINPAFSFAHFNLGTLLQGQNRLAEAEPCFRRVLEINPGSVNAYVNLSGILLTQARYAEAEALLKQASNAAPVSPQLLWMLSNALLAQAKGAEAETWLWRLLEVQPAHTEARAILLDTLGSQDRLVQADSHYQRLIASVTEDANWHFQLAEKQTQLRHMAEAVSCYQAAIRIKPDFVEAHFNLGGIQIGQGLTASAERSFRAVLEINPQHAYAHINLALLLMGQHKLEEAGASCRSAIEHAPQAGDFYCILASILKSQGKIADAEQALKQALEVDPGLIDQRLELASWKLFNMVENQATDPQALFAEHCRIGDIYEAGLRDAWPRHQNQRDPQKQLRVGFVSADLCNHAVASFIEPVLEHLAAANDVAVYIYYNNSVEDEITYRIRSRFKQWRKVAGLSDADLVTQITKDGVDILIDLSSHTSMHRLQAFAYKPAPVQVSWMGYPGTTGFRSVDYFLSDRFILPPGQFESQFVEKIVRLPANAPFKSTVNPPDLVTLPALAKGYITFGSFNRVGKINAEVVAIWARVLQSVPNSRMLLGSMPADGEHPLIRGWFADAGISADRLMFEPHCDLRKYLMLHQQVDICLDTFPYSGGTTTMYALWMGVPTMTMHGQTIPSRTSTSVMGHLGLENYIAGNADEFVRKAAANAADLNSLGSLRMGMRARIQQSVPGRPELIARGLQRALRIMWQNWCQGLPAQSFEVLEKDLTDVQ
- a CDS encoding C39 family peptidase, translated to MNKKIASAYTLSLLATVLAATLGGCGGGSGGSGNASTAPDTGNQTQVSTSLVPIILPGPVPADSPPPPTGGSYAMSLAIPPRHQWNANYGYCGETAFISAGLYYGQYVSQYTARAAATPGLSQNDVNSQLLVSVNDLTAAANMHLNAVEWNGLSNATTTSQYLAWIKGYVLAGYPVIMGIYVNQYQPGGNPATGFSSYDHIVPVNGIASSHPLVPGLNQTYYADDILQFSDNSGTNNANYPNQFTAPPVAAAYLFQYGFDKFQMTRTQANAQAAPPYSLALHSSSNNINSAVAITGVIDINRETVPVRLATDLNYENPAMSKGANTPPMAAPLTLTATVYGLSVGVKYNVYQYDSLAAIPNSSFNANAASATQTFSFTATDSTYVLPQVKIMSNQTAAFRAVPASAR